The region CGGGACAGTTTCGCGCAGACAGGACGAACGGACGAAGAGGTCAGCCTGGTTTTCGATCGCAATAAAGGCCTCTTGTACTCACTCTACAATCGGGCCCGTCGGCAGACGCCAGGTTTGCAAGGGCGTATGGTGCTGGAAGTGACCATTGAACCGTCCGGAGAAGTGACCGAGGTGACGATTGTTTCCAGCGAGTTGGACGATCATCGTCTGGAGCAGAGGATCAGGGCACGTGTTCTGCAATTCCGTTTCGAGGAGCGAAGCGCGCAGACCATAACCATCATTTACCCAATCGAATTTCTTCCTTCGTGATGAAGCGGATTGTTTACGACACTGCTATGAGAAATTTTATTCTGGCGTGATAATGTTCATAAGACTATTTTTTGTCCGGAAAAAGTGGAGAACCAGTTCACATAAAATTCCCGGATTTAAAAGATTTAAGTGATGCGATTCTCGGTATCGAAAAAAAACATTCTGTTTTTGCGAGACAGGTTGTTGGTGATCAGTGATTTGGCTATCATTCGCCCCGGGTACCAGGAATGTGAAGTTTGTTCCGAGTACTTTTTTTATCGCGATACGGCGGCAGGGAAAGTTGCTCGGGTCTGATTGCTTCCAGACCTGATGTCCATAAACAGCAAACGCAAGGAGACTAAAAATGGCAATTTATCTCGAGTATGAAGGTATCAAAGGAAACGTAACAGCGGAGGGTTATAAGGACCACATTGCTGTTCAGTCCCTTTCTTTCGGTGTTGGTCGTGGCATTTCCATGGAGCCCGGCAACCTGTCCAACCGTGAAGCGACTCGGCCTACCGTCAGCGAAATCACCTTGACCAAGGTGGCGGACAATTCGGCGACAGCGCTTTTCAAAGAGGCCGTTACCGGGTCCGCAGGCAAGAAAGTCACCATCAAGTTTGTCCAGACCGGCGCTGACAAAGTCGTCGAATATATGGATTATGTGTTGGAAGACTGCCTGGTCAGTGGTTATCAGATTGCAGGCGCTGATGATGGCGATCCGGTTGAAACCATTT is a window of Marinimicrobium sp. C6131 DNA encoding:
- a CDS encoding Hcp family type VI secretion system effector; the protein is MAIYLEYEGIKGNVTAEGYKDHIAVQSLSFGVGRGISMEPGNLSNREATRPTVSEITLTKVADNSATALFKEAVTGSAGKKVTIKFVQTGADKVVEYMDYVLEDCLVSGYQIAGADDGDPVETISLSFSKIMVNYNDFDKTNKSSSPQRVGYDLTTAKPL